From a region of the Caldisalinibacter kiritimatiensis genome:
- a CDS encoding Coenzyme F420 hydrogenase/dehydrogenase, beta subunit C-terminal domain — translation MIDTKINEKKDCVGCYACANICPVNCISMISDREGFWYPKIDYDKCIKCGKCIDVCPTINHKTVKNKPVAYACINKDESIRLKSSSGGVFTLLAEQIIENGGVVFGAGFNENFEVVHSYVETKEELERFRGSKYVQSKIGETYKQVKNILELGRKVVFTGTPCQIAGLKTFLGKAYENLLCADIICHGVPSPEVWKKYIIYREEKAGSSTKRIAFRRKDEGWKRYSVSFIFKNDTEYRQIFRQDSYMRAFLKDICLRPSCYDCQFKTIYRQSDITLADFWGIQNILPEMDDDKGTSLVFVNSIAGQAMFEKLKDKILFNEVDINEAVKYNSAAIKSVKYNPKRIDFFNEINNGEPFDRLVKKYCTDSITTIVKMKSKILIYRLLKNTGLLSSAKKLLKKA, via the coding sequence ATGATAGATACAAAAATCAATGAAAAAAAAGACTGTGTGGGATGTTATGCTTGTGCAAATATATGTCCTGTTAACTGTATTTCAATGATAAGTGATAGAGAAGGTTTCTGGTATCCAAAGATTGATTATGATAAATGCATAAAATGTGGTAAATGTATTGATGTATGTCCAACTATAAATCATAAAACTGTTAAAAATAAGCCAGTTGCTTATGCTTGCATAAATAAAGATGAATCTATTAGATTGAAAAGTTCTTCGGGTGGAGTATTTACTTTGCTTGCAGAACAAATTATTGAAAATGGTGGAGTAGTTTTTGGAGCAGGGTTTAATGAAAATTTTGAGGTGGTTCACAGTTATGTAGAAACTAAAGAAGAACTCGAAAGATTTCGTGGTTCAAAATATGTCCAAAGCAAGATTGGAGAAACTTATAAACAGGTTAAAAATATATTAGAATTAGGAAGAAAAGTTGTATTTACTGGAACACCGTGTCAAATAGCTGGTTTAAAAACTTTCTTAGGAAAAGCTTATGAAAACTTACTTTGTGCTGATATTATATGTCATGGGGTACCATCGCCAGAGGTTTGGAAAAAGTACATAATATACAGAGAAGAAAAAGCTGGTTCATCAACGAAGAGAATCGCTTTCAGACGAAAGGATGAAGGCTGGAAGCGATACTCTGTATCATTCATATTTAAGAATGATACAGAGTATCGACAAATCTTTAGACAGGATTCATATATGAGAGCTTTTCTAAAGGATATCTGTTTAAGACCTTCATGTTATGATTGTCAATTTAAAACAATATATAGGCAAAGTGATATAACCCTTGCAGATTTTTGGGGCATTCAAAATATATTACCTGAGATGGACGATGATAAAGGAACTTCATTGGTTTTTGTAAATAGCATAGCTGGACAGGCTATGTTTGAAAAACTAAAGGATAAAATCTTATTTAATGAAGTAGATATTAACGAAGCTGTTAAATATAATTCTGCAGCTATCAAATCTGTTAAATATAATCCTAAAAGGATAGATTTCTTTAATGAAATAAATAATGGTGAACCTTTTGACAGATTAGTGAAAAAATATTGCACAGATAGTATTACAACTATAGTGAAAATGAAGTCAAAGATTTTAATATATAGATTATTAAAAAATACAGGTTTATTAAGTTCAGCTAAGAAACTATTGAAAAAAGCTTAA
- the galE gene encoding UDP-glucose 4-epimerase GalE: MSILVTGGAGYIGSHTCVELLNAGYDIVVVDNFSNSKPEALKRVKEITGKDFKFYEIDMLDKEGLDKVFSENDIKAVIHFAGLKAVGESVEIPVKYYHNNITGTLVLCEVMKKHDAKKMVFSSSATVYGKPKSVPITEDFPLSATNPYGRTKLMIEEILRDVYVSDNDWSIALLRYFNPIGAHESGRIGEDPNGIPNNLMPYITQVAVGKREKLSVFGSDYDTHDGTGVRDYIHVVDLAKGHLKALEKIMTTKGVEAYNLGTGVGYSVLDVVKNFEKATGEKLPYVITERRPGDIDKCYADPTKAYKELGWKAEKNLEDMCRDSWNWQKNNPNGYDV; this comes from the coding sequence ATGTCTATATTAGTAACAGGAGGAGCAGGCTACATAGGAAGTCATACATGTGTAGAGCTTTTAAATGCAGGTTATGATATTGTTGTTGTGGACAATTTTTCTAACAGTAAACCTGAAGCTTTAAAACGTGTAAAAGAAATAACAGGTAAGGATTTTAAGTTTTATGAAATAGATATGTTAGATAAAGAAGGACTTGATAAGGTATTTTCAGAAAATGATATAAAGGCAGTTATTCACTTTGCAGGACTTAAGGCAGTAGGTGAGTCAGTAGAGATTCCAGTTAAGTATTATCATAACAACATAACTGGTACCCTTGTATTATGTGAAGTTATGAAAAAACACGATGCAAAGAAAATGGTATTTAGCTCTTCTGCTACTGTATATGGAAAGCCTAAAAGTGTGCCTATAACAGAAGATTTTCCGCTTAGTGCCACAAATCCTTATGGTCGTACAAAGCTTATGATAGAAGAAATACTAAGGGATGTATATGTTTCAGATAATGATTGGAGTATAGCCCTACTTAGGTATTTTAATCCTATAGGAGCCCATGAAAGTGGGAGAATAGGAGAAGACCCTAATGGTATACCAAATAATTTAATGCCCTATATAACACAAGTAGCAGTAGGAAAAAGAGAAAAACTTAGTGTATTTGGAAGTGACTACGACACCCATGATGGTACTGGAGTTAGGGATTACATCCATGTAGTTGATTTAGCTAAAGGACATTTAAAAGCCCTAGAAAAGATTATGACTACTAAAGGTGTAGAAGCATATAATCTAGGGACTGGAGTAGGATATAGCGTTCTAGATGTAGTGAAAAATTTTGAAAAAGCTACAGGTGAAAAATTACCGTATGTTATTACAGAAAGAAGACCGGGAGATATAGATAAATGTTATGCAGATCCTACAAAGGCCTATAAAGAACTTGGATGGAAAGCAGAAAAAAATCTTGAGGATATGTGTAGAGATTCATGGAACTGGCAAAAGAATAATCCGAATGGATACGATGTTTAA
- the galU gene encoding UTP--glucose-1-phosphate uridylyltransferase GalU yields the protein MKVRKAIIPAAGLGTRFLPATKAQPKEMLPIVDKPTIQYIIEEAIDSGIEEILIITGRNKRAIENHFDRSIELELALEKKNKKELLTLVKDISNMVNIHYVRQKEPKGLGHAINCAKSFVGNEPFAVLLGDDIVYNESKPCLKQLIDAFDEYKTTILGVQTVDDKDVSKYGIVDGKFIEDRVYKVNNLVEKPAVEEAPSNVAILGRYIITPAIFNILDNTKPGAGGEIQLTDALKELAQKEAMYAYNFEGKRYDVGNKLGFLEATVEFALRREDLRDDFKDYLTNLLKENE from the coding sequence ATGAAAGTACGTAAAGCAATAATTCCAGCAGCAGGTCTTGGTACTAGATTTTTACCTGCAACAAAGGCACAGCCTAAAGAAATGCTTCCTATAGTAGACAAGCCTACTATACAGTATATTATTGAGGAAGCTATAGATTCAGGTATTGAAGAGATACTTATTATTACTGGTAGAAATAAAAGAGCTATTGAAAATCATTTTGACCGCTCAATAGAGCTTGAGTTAGCACTTGAAAAGAAAAATAAAAAAGAGTTATTAACTTTAGTTAAAGACATTTCTAATATGGTTAATATCCATTATGTTAGACAAAAAGAGCCTAAAGGATTAGGACATGCTATAAACTGTGCTAAAAGCTTTGTTGGAAATGAACCTTTTGCTGTATTACTTGGAGATGATATTGTATATAATGAATCAAAGCCTTGTCTTAAGCAATTAATAGACGCTTTTGATGAGTATAAGACTACTATATTAGGAGTTCAAACTGTAGATGATAAGGATGTAAGTAAGTATGGTATAGTCGATGGTAAATTTATTGAAGATAGAGTGTATAAAGTAAATAATTTAGTTGAGAAACCAGCTGTAGAAGAAGCTCCATCAAATGTAGCTATATTAGGTAGATATATTATAACTCCTGCAATTTTCAATATACTAGATAATACTAAACCAGGAGCAGGTGGAGAGATACAGCTTACAGATGCATTAAAAGAGTTAGCACAGAAAGAAGCTATGTATGCCTATAACTTTGAAGGTAAAAGATATGATGTTGGAAATAAATTAGGATTTTTAGAAGCTACAGTAGAGTTTGCTTTAAGAAGAGAAGATTTAAGAGATGATTTCAAAGACTACTTAACGAATTTATTAAAGGAAAATGAATAA
- a CDS encoding VanZ family protein, with the protein MDKNKIKIILSWTGVLLWLVLIFYLSSQPAVESDGLSKKVTKVIVETVDKVVKLDDDREDINLVEKFNHIVRKYAHFTCYLVLGLLVMNAFRRSGVKGLRVFIFSLMFCIFYAISDEMHQVFVPGRGAQVTDVLIDSLGSFVGIGMYGVIGKFKKVIASC; encoded by the coding sequence ATGGACAAAAACAAAATAAAAATTATATTATCATGGACAGGCGTATTACTTTGGCTTGTCCTTATATTTTACTTATCATCTCAGCCAGCAGTAGAGTCGGATGGATTGAGTAAAAAAGTTACTAAAGTTATTGTGGAGACAGTGGATAAGGTAGTAAAGCTGGATGATGATAGAGAAGATATTAATTTAGTAGAAAAATTTAATCATATTGTAAGAAAATACGCCCACTTTACTTGTTATTTGGTACTTGGGTTATTGGTTATGAATGCTTTTAGAAGAAGTGGAGTTAAAGGGCTTAGAGTATTTATATTTTCTCTTATGTTTTGTATATTTTATGCTATAAGTGATGAAATGCATCAAGTTTTTGTACCAGGTAGGGGTGCACAGGTTACTGATGTACTTATTGATAGTTTAGGAAGTTTTGTTGGGATTGGGATGTATGGAGTGATTGGTAAATTTAAGAAGGTCATAGCTAGTTGTTAA
- a CDS encoding ImmA/IrrE family metallo-endopeptidase, giving the protein MRYEERKIINKIAYKVREILDINKDNFDIEEVVKELGGKLVVDPFAIDEACVIKSGEESFEIILDPFITNERRKRFSIAHEIGHLILHMKYKVNEEQWKQIPLGNKYNRNTNIPYSKLEKEANEFAGAFLMPKDRFLTVAEDTSEDNFYCIDKISNRFNVSEEAVKVRGRILGIWE; this is encoded by the coding sequence ATGAGATATGAAGAGAGAAAAATTATTAATAAAATTGCATATAAAGTACGAGAAATACTAGATATTAATAAAGACAATTTCGATATAGAAGAAGTTGTTAAAGAATTAGGAGGAAAATTAGTTGTTGATCCTTTTGCAATAGATGAAGCTTGTGTAATAAAATCAGGAGAAGAAAGTTTTGAAATAATATTAGATCCTTTTATCACAAATGAAAGAAGAAAAAGGTTTTCTATAGCACATGAAATAGGGCATTTAATACTGCACATGAAATATAAAGTTAATGAAGAACAATGGAAACAAATACCTTTAGGAAATAAGTATAATAGAAATACTAACATACCATATTCTAAACTAGAAAAAGAAGCCAATGAATTTGCAGGTGCTTTTTTGATGCCAAAAGATAGATTTTTAACAGTAGCTGAAGATACTAGTGAAGATAATTTTTATTGTATTGATAAAATTTCTAATAGATTTAATGTTTCGGAAGAAGCTGTTAAGGTTAGAGGTAGGATATTGGGGATTTGGGAGTGA
- a CDS encoding restriction endonuclease produces MEFLEYLYTNNYKNLNEWIQLIKEGEDVYPRFRIPYQDWLGIYLENIADIDEEEVKTLLRLLLQPFTRVIDIENYKAFYKASKDTNNLENRNKELLRIYDSRLKCEKYKRIENGQEAWEGLTWVLQFLPFRPFKAIKALSSYLEAEVCFLPDDRIIGIKQCIDIIEAKYINNSIGLEKYILKLQPREFEWLIEILYQDIGYQTELTPSTRDGGKDIVAYIDREDGNEKVYVECKLYKTTELTKDSVRAFGYIINKDNINRGVLFCTGYVNDDIKNMDTRIQIWTLEEIIILLNAHIGSDWYKRLNLLIENQRKKYMDKQNI; encoded by the coding sequence ATGGAGTTTCTTGAATATTTATATACTAATAACTATAAAAATCTTAATGAATGGATTCAGTTAATCAAAGAAGGTGAAGATGTCTATCCAAGATTTAGAATACCTTATCAAGATTGGTTAGGTATATATTTAGAAAATATAGCAGATATAGATGAAGAAGAAGTTAAAACTCTTTTAAGATTATTATTACAGCCATTTACAAGAGTAATAGATATAGAAAATTACAAAGCATTTTATAAAGCATCAAAAGATACCAATAATCTTGAGAATAGGAATAAAGAGCTGTTGAGAATATATGATTCTCGTCTTAAATGTGAAAAGTATAAAAGGATAGAAAATGGTCAAGAAGCATGGGAAGGATTAACATGGGTTTTGCAGTTTCTACCTTTTAGGCCTTTTAAAGCAATCAAAGCACTAAGTTCATATTTGGAAGCTGAAGTATGTTTTTTGCCTGACGATAGAATTATCGGAATAAAGCAATGTATAGATATTATTGAAGCAAAATATATAAATAATAGTATTGGACTAGAAAAATATATCTTAAAATTACAACCAAGGGAATTTGAATGGCTTATAGAAATATTATATCAAGATATAGGATACCAAACAGAATTAACACCTTCAACTAGAGATGGTGGTAAAGATATTGTTGCTTATATAGATAGAGAAGATGGAAATGAAAAGGTATATGTTGAATGTAAGTTATATAAAACAACGGAACTTACTAAGGATTCTGTTAGAGCTTTTGGGTATATAATTAATAAAGATAATATAAATAGGGGAGTTTTATTTTGTACTGGTTATGTAAATGATGATATAAAAAATATGGATACAAGGATACAAATTTGGACTTTAGAAGAAATTATTATACTTCTAAATGCTCATATTGGAAGTGATTGGTATAAAAGATTAAATCTATTAATTGAGAATCAAAGAAAGAAATATATGGATAAACAGAATATTTAA
- a CDS encoding HEPN domain-containing protein — protein sequence MKSFEWKGIWWLPDNKESYIPGILKFNPEDGAYLELMGQLSGYEELEANIILGKTSDGKNITLYKCFEVIKKFNNSGFPTTVVFANITFEGVHFNTEEDIKFKEISCHYSNLDEWAWMNGIQIDKPTADKLEISYKLPPKISAEIKNDYVIEVYPSAETPSHCIVQKEASIIQKIYVKVINNKLNSFEEHRDKLHHMQNFISLGVGEPVTIIDVIGETEENKEDYDGKILYPKVTIYFCIKKSSEDYKPILPPNMLFNLRDIKDDFNIIINKWYDREEALKPVFNLYFGTLYNSDMYLEQKFSSLIQAIESYHRRTKNNNEIEPEEHKNRINIIIESVDAQYKKWLEGKLAYSNEPTLRNRLKELLEECSSLLKLSSSKKKKSFISKICDTRNYFTHYDISLAGKAAKGTELLRLCNMLKVIIEFNLLLEIGFDNKKAQELLEEKYKRYNIFE from the coding sequence ATGAAAAGTTTTGAGTGGAAAGGCATTTGGTGGTTGCCTGATAATAAAGAAAGCTATATACCGGGAATTTTAAAATTCAATCCTGAGGATGGAGCTTATTTAGAACTAATGGGGCAATTATCTGGTTATGAAGAACTTGAGGCTAATATCATTCTAGGGAAAACATCGGATGGAAAGAACATTACATTGTATAAATGTTTTGAAGTAATAAAGAAATTTAATAACAGTGGATTTCCAACAACAGTGGTTTTTGCAAATATAACATTTGAAGGAGTTCACTTTAATACGGAGGAAGACATAAAGTTTAAGGAAATTTCTTGTCATTATTCCAATCTTGATGAATGGGCTTGGATGAATGGAATACAAATTGATAAACCAACAGCTGATAAGTTAGAAATAAGTTATAAGTTACCACCTAAGATAAGTGCAGAAATTAAAAACGATTATGTAATTGAAGTTTATCCTAGTGCTGAGACTCCATCTCATTGTATTGTTCAAAAAGAGGCAAGTATCATTCAAAAAATATATGTTAAGGTGATAAACAATAAACTTAATTCATTTGAAGAACATAGAGATAAGTTACATCACATGCAGAATTTTATTAGCTTGGGAGTAGGTGAACCAGTAACAATTATAGATGTGATCGGTGAGACAGAAGAAAATAAAGAAGATTACGATGGAAAAATTCTATATCCTAAAGTTACAATTTATTTTTGCATTAAAAAGTCATCAGAGGATTATAAGCCGATATTGCCTCCAAATATGTTATTTAACTTAAGAGATATTAAAGACGATTTTAATATTATTATAAATAAATGGTATGATAGAGAAGAAGCTTTAAAGCCGGTATTTAACTTATATTTTGGTACTTTATATAATTCAGATATGTATCTAGAACAAAAATTTTCAAGTTTAATACAAGCTATAGAATCTTATCATAGAAGAACAAAAAACAATAATGAAATTGAGCCGGAAGAGCATAAAAATAGAATAAATATTATAATTGAATCAGTTGATGCTCAATATAAGAAATGGCTAGAAGGTAAATTAGCATATAGTAATGAACCTACATTAAGAAATAGGCTAAAAGAACTGTTAGAGGAATGTAGTTCACTATTAAAGCTATCATCATCAAAAAAGAAAAAATCTTTTATTAGTAAGATTTGTGATACGCGAAACTATTTTACACATTATGACATTAGCTTAGCTGGTAAAGCAGCAAAAGGAACAGAGTTATTAAGATTATGCAATATGCTAAAAGTTATTATTGAATTTAACTTATTATTAGAAATTGGCTTTGATAATAAGAAAGCACAAGAATTATTAGAAGAAAAATATAAACGTTATAATATATTTGAATAA
- a CDS encoding VanZ family protein, whose amino-acid sequence MDKNKITIILSWTAVLLWLVLMFYLSSQPAVQSDGLSKKVTKVIVETVDKVVKLDDDREDINLVEKFNHIVRKYAHFTCYLVLGLLVMNAFRRSGVKGLRVFIFSLMFCIFYAISDEMHQVFIPGRGAQVTDVLIDNLGSFVGIGMYGVIGKFKKVIASN is encoded by the coding sequence ATGGACAAAAACAAAATAACTATAATTCTTTCATGGACGGCTGTACTTTTATGGCTCGTCCTTATGTTTTACTTATCTTCTCAACCAGCAGTACAGTCGGATGGATTGAGTAAAAAAGTTACTAAAGTTATTGTGGAGACAGTGGATAAGGTAGTAAAGCTGGATGATGATAGAGAAGATATTAATTTAGTAGAAAAATTTAATCATATTGTAAGAAAATACGCCCACTTTACTTGTTATTTGGTACTTGGGTTATTGGTTATGAATGCTTTTAGAAGAAGTGGAGTTAAAGGGCTTAGAGTATTTATATTTTCTCTTATGTTTTGTATATTTTATGCTATAAGTGATGAAATGCATCAAGTTTTTATACCAGGTAGGGGTGCACAGGTTACTGATGTACTTATTGATAATTTAGGGAGTTTTGTTGGGATTGGGATGTATGGAGTAATTGGTAAATTTAAGAAGGTCATAGCTAGTAATTAA
- a CDS encoding HTH domain-containing protein has protein sequence MGPNERRMEIIEVLCKRRQDTMANLAFEFGVSTRTIRNDIDILSLSYPIETIRGRYGGGVKVADGYYLNRKYLKPEQQELLERLRASLSGNDLAVINSILKDFALNY, from the coding sequence ATGGGACCAAATGAAAGGCGAATGGAAATTATAGAAGTTTTATGCAAAAGGCGACAAGATACAATGGCTAACTTAGCCTTTGAGTTTGGTGTTAGTACTAGGACTATAAGAAATGATATTGATATCCTATCGCTTTCTTATCCCATAGAAACAATTCGAGGTCGTTATGGTGGCGGGGTAAAAGTAGCAGATGGTTATTATCTTAACAGGAAGTACCTAAAGCCTGAACAGCAGGAATTATTGGAAAGACTTAGGGCGAGCCTATCTGGTAATGACCTAGCTGTGATAAACAGCATCCTCAAGGACTTTGCTCTGAATTACTAA
- a CDS encoding BRO-N domain-containing protein, which produces MNQLKIFKNTEFGELGVLVIDGKEYFPATECARILGYTNPHKAIRDHCRGCTKRSVGVVTGKKGDGSDAIQEVEMNFIAEGDLYRLIIRSKLPTAQKFERWVFDEVLPSIRKHGIYAADKVIEEMLNNPDTMIKTLQALKEERKKIQELTAKVEEQDKKLELFRNLQRLNEMLRASDIGMYYGITAKEFNRIMKNAGVIKKVDNNFYGRNSYYVMTAKYSHTRYCQVITDTLKNGMKIKTNVWLPESLEFIDTIMQEYGYEFDI; this is translated from the coding sequence ATGAATCAGTTAAAAATTTTTAAAAATACGGAGTTTGGTGAACTAGGAGTTTTAGTGATAGATGGGAAAGAGTATTTTCCAGCAACAGAGTGTGCAAGAATTTTAGGATACACCAATCCACATAAGGCCATAAGAGATCATTGTAGGGGGTGCACGAAACGTTCAGTAGGGGTAGTAACAGGTAAAAAAGGTGACGGAAGTGATGCAATTCAAGAAGTAGAGATGAATTTTATAGCAGAAGGAGACTTATATAGATTAATAATAAGATCCAAACTTCCTACGGCTCAAAAATTTGAGCGATGGGTTTTTGATGAAGTATTACCTTCAATAAGAAAACACGGAATTTATGCAGCAGATAAGGTAATAGAAGAAATGTTAAATAACCCAGACACAATGATAAAAACACTTCAGGCACTAAAAGAAGAAAGAAAAAAGATACAAGAACTTACAGCAAAGGTTGAAGAACAGGACAAGAAACTAGAACTATTTAGAAATCTTCAGCGTTTGAATGAAATGCTTAGGGCTTCTGATATTGGTATGTATTATGGAATAACAGCAAAGGAGTTTAACAGAATAATGAAAAATGCAGGAGTTATTAAAAAAGTTGACAACAATTTCTATGGTCGTAATTCATATTACGTTATGACAGCTAAGTATAGCCATACAAGATACTGTCAGGTTATTACTGATACTTTGAAAAATGGAATGAAGATTAAAACCAATGTATGGCTACCTGAATCATTAGAGTTTATTGATACCATAATGCAGGAATATGGATATGAGTTTGATATATAA
- a CDS encoding helix-turn-helix domain-containing protein: MQINQEIIQKKLKENGWTQNELARRMDISKGTLSNVLSGRRGAGRKVISSLLRAFPEEKLENLILSKSKQTDKRGR, encoded by the coding sequence ATGCAAATTAATCAAGAAATAATTCAAAAAAAGCTAAAGGAAAATGGCTGGACCCAAAACGAACTTGCAAGAAGGATGGATATTTCTAAAGGAACACTTAGTAATGTTTTAAGTGGAAGACGTGGTGCAGGCAGAAAAGTAATTTCTAGTCTACTTAGAGCGTTTCCAGAAGAAAAGTTAGAAAATCTTATTCTAAGTAAAAGTAAACAAACTGATAAAAGAGGTAGGTGA
- a CDS encoding DEAD/DEAH box helicase, with amino-acid sequence MKQLGTPYNLLVCQKSKIKDWTEHFKTYYDYEVIIFKNQSIESIPKHSVIIINYDLVWRRKQLQELRDFTLMLDESQYIKNETCNRAKFILSLAPTNVILLSGTPTGGKYEELWSQLKLLGWNISKKLFYKHYTITEKLDMGGFQITVVKGYKNVDRLKEKLKEYGAVFMKSEEVLDLPEQIENMVTVKNTKEYRKFKKDRVITIDDETLVGDTALTKLLYLRQLASIYNPNKHQALKDLLISTEDRVVVFYNFKKEFEIIKDICEKLEKPVSYINGEGTDLKNYEVKDNTVTLVQYQAGASGVNLQRANKIIYHSLPLSSELWMQSKKRIHRIGQSRSCFYYYFITEKSVEEKILEVLKERRDFTLDLFEKVDR; translated from the coding sequence ATGAAACAGTTAGGAACTCCATACAATCTCCTAGTCTGTCAGAAATCCAAAATCAAAGACTGGACCGAGCACTTTAAAACCTACTATGACTATGAAGTAATAATTTTTAAGAACCAGTCCATAGAAAGTATTCCGAAGCACAGTGTTATAATTATCAACTATGACCTAGTATGGCGAAGGAAACAATTGCAGGAACTAAGGGATTTTACACTGATGCTTGATGAGTCCCAATACATTAAAAACGAGACCTGCAATAGAGCTAAATTTATCCTTAGTTTAGCACCTACTAATGTCATCTTATTAAGTGGTACTCCTACAGGTGGTAAGTATGAAGAGTTGTGGTCCCAGTTAAAACTCTTAGGTTGGAATATAAGTAAAAAGCTATTTTATAAGCATTATACAATCACAGAAAAACTTGATATGGGTGGATTTCAGATTACAGTTGTAAAGGGTTATAAAAATGTAGATAGGTTAAAAGAGAAATTAAAAGAATACGGTGCAGTGTTTATGAAAAGCGAAGAAGTCCTTGACTTGCCAGAACAGATTGAAAATATGGTAACAGTTAAAAACACCAAGGAGTATAGGAAGTTTAAAAAAGATAGAGTCATCACAATCGATGATGAAACTTTAGTAGGGGATACAGCTTTAACCAAACTATTATACCTAAGACAACTGGCATCCATCTATAATCCTAACAAACATCAAGCCCTTAAGGATTTACTTATATCTACAGAAGATAGAGTGGTAGTTTTCTATAACTTCAAGAAAGAATTTGAAATTATTAAAGACATATGTGAGAAATTAGAAAAGCCTGTATCCTATATCAATGGAGAAGGTACTGACCTTAAAAACTATGAAGTTAAAGATAACACTGTAACATTAGTTCAATACCAAGCAGGAGCTTCAGGTGTAAACCTTCAAAGAGCCAATAAAATTATTTATCACAGCTTACCTTTATCCAGTGAATTATGGATGCAGAGTAAGAAAAGAATTCATAGGATAGGTCAGAGCAGGAGCTGCTTTTACTACTATTTTATTACAGAAAAGAGTGTAGAAGAAAAAATATTAGAGGTTCTAAAAGAAAGAAGGGACTTCACACTAGATTTATTTGAGAAGGTGGATAGATGA
- a CDS encoding VRR-NUC domain-containing protein — MTEKQLQRKVIKYLKSLPNTWFFKVWGGGYQRAGIPDLICCINGIFIAIELKGDNGKPTELQKMNIKNINDAGGIGVILYPKGFKEFKKLVGEVKRCNIPTAGWSVLKNASFSSILDTSKD, encoded by the coding sequence ATGACAGAGAAACAGCTTCAAAGAAAAGTCATTAAGTATTTAAAATCCTTACCTAACACTTGGTTTTTCAAAGTATGGGGAGGTGGATATCAAAGAGCAGGTATACCAGATTTAATCTGCTGCATTAATGGAATATTCATTGCCATTGAACTTAAAGGAGATAATGGAAAACCCACTGAGCTACAAAAGATGAATATTAAAAATATTAATGATGCTGGTGGTATAGGAGTAATTTTATATCCGAAAGGATTTAAGGAATTTAAAAAATTAGTAGGGGAGGTGAAAAGGTGCAATATTCCCACAGCAGGGTGGAGTGTTTTGAAAAATGCAAGTTTCAGTTCTATCTTAGATACATCAAAGGATTAA